A portion of the Oncorhynchus gorbuscha isolate QuinsamMale2020 ecotype Even-year linkage group LG07, OgorEven_v1.0, whole genome shotgun sequence genome contains these proteins:
- the LOC124040242 gene encoding E3 ubiquitin-protein ligase MARCHF7-like isoform X4 — MSGVFVHIMYSWERRAAENLTNAEHICEVRKRRDLKYEDHLRRQEQERADTESSSSVKSTRSEMRNSQNKGSESRFPAISSGTQSSVTQSRTAELATTSKTWRRAIAPLASHCKEQSPPCHKHRSVAVKNRACKLSTCATKSNTLNLTQSQDTLRVKKKIGAPSCDRADSSNISTRHDLVKRPLDSCSLPQPLTFSRRSYTDWPCLPSLQYHRSPSPDDPESHPYVQLISDPFQGFSESSSITEEYVRSEDTYRAELCSRSLADTSPLSAPESLPSSSGTLESSSLSLSDSFTGPLSSHFRTLGVLSSESESDGEDDSHSCQDADRESYQIPVRWTASQSPSVRTVRSPRGLQCQLNLESTSTPEESPNSRASYTGEGYSPMPSLMQVGRLSISPLSITPSVTQRASRALTIPQQLYDHLPELDHLSPLSPRRANPIWLGSERWPVLEASPPRTSYTLRHSQLVSRIQQEEPEEVRGEASSSDSSAEDTPSSSEASRHGTSGLMDHLTMALMALRDIRREVAHIQMSNAQQGSGAMAAQEAQSAPATNPETLRKIKERLLEESSDEEEGDQCRICQCGAGSLTNPLLTPCLCSGSLQYIHHDCLKRWIQTKIQSGTTLSAVKTCELCKGSLTLDLDDFDMEEFYQRHGQTQVEQTSPELYMLLILRQRFSELLQVAQSRSNAVSRMATRLYLIQRTAGANSR; from the exons ATGTCAGGAGTCTTTGTCCACATAATGTACAGCTGGGAAAGACGCGCAGCTGAGAACCTCACCAATGCTGAACACATTTGtgaggtgaggaagaggagagaccttAAATATGAG GACCACCTACGCAGACAGGAACAGGAAAGGGCAGACACAGAG TCCTCCAGCTCTGTGAAATCCACCAGATCAGAGATGAGAAACTCACAGAACAAAGGCTCAGAGTCCCGCTTTCCTGCCATCTCCAGCGGAACCCAGAGCAGTGTAACCCAAAGTAGAACAGCAGAATTGGCAACCACATCAAAGACATGGAGAAGAGCCATTGCCCCACTGGCATCCCACT GTAAGGAACAATCTCCACCATGTCACAAACACAGATCTGTGGCTGTAAAAAACAGAGCCTGTAAGTTATCCACATGTGCAACTAAGTCAAACACTCTGAATCTAACACAAAGTCAAGACACACTGAGGGTGAAGAAAAAGATAGGGGCACCATCATGTGACCGTGCAGATAGTTCAAACATCTCTACAAGACATGATCTGGTCAAGAGGCCATTAGACAGCTGCTCCCTCCCACAGCCCCTGACCTTTTCTAGAAGATCCTACACAGATTGGCCCTGTCTTCCCTCACTGCAGTACCACCGCTCCCCCAGCCCAGACGACCCAGAGTCCCATCCCTATGTCCAGCTGATCTCGGATCCCTTCCAGGGCTTCTCAGAGAGCAGTAGTATCACAGAGGAGTACGTACGCAGTGAGGACACCTACAGGGCTGAGCTCTGCTCCAGGAGTTTAGCTGACACCAGTCCTTTGTCCGCACCGGAGTCCCTCCCCTCCAGCAGTGGCACCCTGGAAAGCAGCTCTCTCAGCCTCAGTGACTCCTTCACCGGCCCCCTCAGCAGCCACTTCCGCACGCTGGGTGTTCTGTCCTCCGAGTCTGAGTCAGACGGGGAAGACGACAGCCATTCATGTCAGGATGCTGATAGAGAGAGCTACCAAATCCCCGTGAGGTGGACTGCCTCTCAGTCTCCCAGTGTCCGTACCGTCCGGAGTCCCAGGGGCCTGCAGTGCCAGCTGAATTTGGAGTCAACAAGCACCCCTGAAGAATCACCAAACAGTAGAGCTTCATACACTGGAGAAGGATATAGTCCCATGCCTTCACTAATGCAAGTAGGTCGACTGTCGATATCACCGCTGTCCATAACACCCTCTGTCACACAGAGAGCCAGCAGGGCTCTCACTATCCCGCAGCAGCTGTATGACCACCTCCCTGAGCTGGATCATCTCAGCCCCCTTAGCCCCAGGAGAGCTAACCCCATCTGGCTGGGCTCAGAGAGATGGCCGGTGCTGGAGGCCTCACCACCCAGGACCAGCTACACCCTGAGGCACTCCCAGCTGGTCAGCAGGATCCAGCAGGAGGAACCAGAGGAGGTCAGAGGAGAGGccagtagtagtgatagtagtgcaGAGGACACTCCGTCCTCCAGTGAAGCCTCGCGCCATGGGACCTCTGGGCTGATGGATCACCTGACCATGGCCCTGATGGCCCTCCGTGACATCCGCAGGGAGGTGGCTCACATTCAGATGAGCAACGCACAGCAGGGTAGCGGTGCTATGGCAGCTCAGGAGGCCCAATCAGCACCGGCTACCAACCCAGAGACGTTACGCAAAATCAAAGAACG TCTGTTGGAAGAGTCGTCTGATGAGGAGGAAGGGGACCAGTGTCGTATCTGTCAGTGTGGTGCTGGCTCCCTGACCAACCCCCTGCTCACCCCCTGTCTCTGCTCCGGCAGCCTGCAGTACATCCACCACGACTGCCTGAAGAGGTGGATCCAGACTAAAATACAGTCAG GGACCACACTGTCTGCGGTCAAAACCTGTGAGTTGTGTAAGGGGAGCCTAACACTGGATCTGGACGACTTTGACATGGAGGAGTTTTACCAAAGGCATGGTCAGACACAG GTGGAGCAGACCAGTCCAGAGCTGTACATGTTGCTGATCCTTCGGCAGAGGTTCTCAGAGCTGCTGCAGGTGGCCCAGTCACGTAGCAACGCCGTCTCTAGG ATGGCTACCAGACTGTACCTGATTCAGAGAACAGCAGGGGCCAACAGTAGGTGA
- the LOC124040242 gene encoding E3 ubiquitin-protein ligase MARCHF7-like isoform X3, which yields MSGVFVHIMYSWERRAAENLTNAEHICEVRKRRDLKYEDHLRRQEQERADTEVRREVNRVRTPSPTPQTNRFKARRYERPWAQGVPGTKKSSSSVKSTRSEMRNSQNKGSESRFPAISSGTQSSVTQSRTAELATTSKTWRRAIAPLASHCKEQSPPCHKHRSVAVKNRACKLSTCATKSNTLNLTQSQDTLRVKKKIGAPSCDRADSSNISTRHDLVKRPLDSCSLPQPLTFSRRSYTDWPCLPSLQYHRSPSPDDPESHPYVQLISDPFQGFSESSSITEEYVRSEDTYRAELCSRSLADTSPLSAPESLPSSSGTLESSSLSLSDSFTGPLSSHFRTLGVLSSESESDGEDDSHSCQDADRESYQIPVRWTASQSPSVRTVRSPRGLQCQLNLESTSTPEESPNSRASYTGEGYSPMPSLMQVGRLSISPLSITPSVTQRASRALTIPQQLYDHLPELDHLSPLSPRRANPIWLGSERWPVLEASPPRTSYTLRHSQLVSRIQQEEPEEVRGEASSSDSSAEDTPSSSEASRHGTSGLMDHLTMALMALRDIRREVAHIQMSNAQQGSGAMAAQEAQSAPATNPETLRKIKERLLEESSDEEEGDQCRICQCGAGSLTNPLLTPCLCSGSLQYIHHDCLKRWIQTKIQSGTTLSAVKTCELCKGSLTLDLDDFDMEEFYQRHGQTQVEQTSPELYMLLILRQRFSELLQVAQSRSNAVSRV from the exons ATGTCAGGAGTCTTTGTCCACATAATGTACAGCTGGGAAAGACGCGCAGCTGAGAACCTCACCAATGCTGAACACATTTGtgaggtgaggaagaggagagaccttAAATATGAG GACCACCTACGCAGACAGGAACAGGAAAGGGCAGACACAGAGGTGAGGAGGGAAGTAAACAGAGTACGCACGCCTTCACCAACACCTCAGACAAATAGGTTCAAAGCCCGCAGGTATGAAAGACCATGGGCGCAGGGAGTGCCAGGCACCAAGAAG TCCTCCAGCTCTGTGAAATCCACCAGATCAGAGATGAGAAACTCACAGAACAAAGGCTCAGAGTCCCGCTTTCCTGCCATCTCCAGCGGAACCCAGAGCAGTGTAACCCAAAGTAGAACAGCAGAATTGGCAACCACATCAAAGACATGGAGAAGAGCCATTGCCCCACTGGCATCCCACT GTAAGGAACAATCTCCACCATGTCACAAACACAGATCTGTGGCTGTAAAAAACAGAGCCTGTAAGTTATCCACATGTGCAACTAAGTCAAACACTCTGAATCTAACACAAAGTCAAGACACACTGAGGGTGAAGAAAAAGATAGGGGCACCATCATGTGACCGTGCAGATAGTTCAAACATCTCTACAAGACATGATCTGGTCAAGAGGCCATTAGACAGCTGCTCCCTCCCACAGCCCCTGACCTTTTCTAGAAGATCCTACACAGATTGGCCCTGTCTTCCCTCACTGCAGTACCACCGCTCCCCCAGCCCAGACGACCCAGAGTCCCATCCCTATGTCCAGCTGATCTCGGATCCCTTCCAGGGCTTCTCAGAGAGCAGTAGTATCACAGAGGAGTACGTACGCAGTGAGGACACCTACAGGGCTGAGCTCTGCTCCAGGAGTTTAGCTGACACCAGTCCTTTGTCCGCACCGGAGTCCCTCCCCTCCAGCAGTGGCACCCTGGAAAGCAGCTCTCTCAGCCTCAGTGACTCCTTCACCGGCCCCCTCAGCAGCCACTTCCGCACGCTGGGTGTTCTGTCCTCCGAGTCTGAGTCAGACGGGGAAGACGACAGCCATTCATGTCAGGATGCTGATAGAGAGAGCTACCAAATCCCCGTGAGGTGGACTGCCTCTCAGTCTCCCAGTGTCCGTACCGTCCGGAGTCCCAGGGGCCTGCAGTGCCAGCTGAATTTGGAGTCAACAAGCACCCCTGAAGAATCACCAAACAGTAGAGCTTCATACACTGGAGAAGGATATAGTCCCATGCCTTCACTAATGCAAGTAGGTCGACTGTCGATATCACCGCTGTCCATAACACCCTCTGTCACACAGAGAGCCAGCAGGGCTCTCACTATCCCGCAGCAGCTGTATGACCACCTCCCTGAGCTGGATCATCTCAGCCCCCTTAGCCCCAGGAGAGCTAACCCCATCTGGCTGGGCTCAGAGAGATGGCCGGTGCTGGAGGCCTCACCACCCAGGACCAGCTACACCCTGAGGCACTCCCAGCTGGTCAGCAGGATCCAGCAGGAGGAACCAGAGGAGGTCAGAGGAGAGGccagtagtagtgatagtagtgcaGAGGACACTCCGTCCTCCAGTGAAGCCTCGCGCCATGGGACCTCTGGGCTGATGGATCACCTGACCATGGCCCTGATGGCCCTCCGTGACATCCGCAGGGAGGTGGCTCACATTCAGATGAGCAACGCACAGCAGGGTAGCGGTGCTATGGCAGCTCAGGAGGCCCAATCAGCACCGGCTACCAACCCAGAGACGTTACGCAAAATCAAAGAACG TCTGTTGGAAGAGTCGTCTGATGAGGAGGAAGGGGACCAGTGTCGTATCTGTCAGTGTGGTGCTGGCTCCCTGACCAACCCCCTGCTCACCCCCTGTCTCTGCTCCGGCAGCCTGCAGTACATCCACCACGACTGCCTGAAGAGGTGGATCCAGACTAAAATACAGTCAG GGACCACACTGTCTGCGGTCAAAACCTGTGAGTTGTGTAAGGGGAGCCTAACACTGGATCTGGACGACTTTGACATGGAGGAGTTTTACCAAAGGCATGGTCAGACACAG GTGGAGCAGACCAGTCCAGAGCTGTACATGTTGCTGATCCTTCGGCAGAGGTTCTCAGAGCTGCTGCAGGTGGCCCAGTCACGTAGCAACGCCGTCTCTAGG GTTTGA
- the LOC124040242 gene encoding E3 ubiquitin-protein ligase MARCHF7-like isoform X1, whose product MSGVFVHIMYSWERRAAENLTNAEHICEVRKRRDLKYEDHLRRQEQERADTEVRREVNRVRTPSPTPQTNRFKARRYERPWAQGVPGTKKSSSSVKSTRSEMRNSQNKGSESRFPAISSGTQSSVTQSRTAELATTSKTWRRAIAPLASHCKEQSPPCHKHRSVAVKNRACKLSTCATKSNTLNLTQSQDTLRVKKKIGAPSCDRADSSNISTRHDLVKRPLDSCSLPQPLTFSRRSYTDWPCLPSLQYHRSPSPDDPESHPYVQLISDPFQGFSESSSITEEYVRSEDTYRAELCSRSLADTSPLSAPESLPSSSGTLESSSLSLSDSFTGPLSSHFRTLGVLSSESESDGEDDSHSCQDADRESYQIPVRWTASQSPSVRTVRSPRGLQCQLNLESTSTPEESPNSRASYTGEGYSPMPSLMQVGRLSISPLSITPSVTQRASRALTIPQQLYDHLPELDHLSPLSPRRANPIWLGSERWPVLEASPPRTSYTLRHSQLVSRIQQEEPEEVRGEASSSDSSAEDTPSSSEASRHGTSGLMDHLTMALMALRDIRREVAHIQMSNAQQGSGAMAAQEAQSAPATNPETLRKIKERLLEESSDEEEGDQCRICQCGAGSLTNPLLTPCLCSGSLQYIHHDCLKRWIQTKIQSGTTLSAVKTCELCKGSLTLDLDDFDMEEFYQRHGQTQVEQTSPELYMLLILRQRFSELLQVAQSRSNAVSRMATRLYLIQRTAGANSR is encoded by the exons ATGTCAGGAGTCTTTGTCCACATAATGTACAGCTGGGAAAGACGCGCAGCTGAGAACCTCACCAATGCTGAACACATTTGtgaggtgaggaagaggagagaccttAAATATGAG GACCACCTACGCAGACAGGAACAGGAAAGGGCAGACACAGAGGTGAGGAGGGAAGTAAACAGAGTACGCACGCCTTCACCAACACCTCAGACAAATAGGTTCAAAGCCCGCAGGTATGAAAGACCATGGGCGCAGGGAGTGCCAGGCACCAAGAAG TCCTCCAGCTCTGTGAAATCCACCAGATCAGAGATGAGAAACTCACAGAACAAAGGCTCAGAGTCCCGCTTTCCTGCCATCTCCAGCGGAACCCAGAGCAGTGTAACCCAAAGTAGAACAGCAGAATTGGCAACCACATCAAAGACATGGAGAAGAGCCATTGCCCCACTGGCATCCCACT GTAAGGAACAATCTCCACCATGTCACAAACACAGATCTGTGGCTGTAAAAAACAGAGCCTGTAAGTTATCCACATGTGCAACTAAGTCAAACACTCTGAATCTAACACAAAGTCAAGACACACTGAGGGTGAAGAAAAAGATAGGGGCACCATCATGTGACCGTGCAGATAGTTCAAACATCTCTACAAGACATGATCTGGTCAAGAGGCCATTAGACAGCTGCTCCCTCCCACAGCCCCTGACCTTTTCTAGAAGATCCTACACAGATTGGCCCTGTCTTCCCTCACTGCAGTACCACCGCTCCCCCAGCCCAGACGACCCAGAGTCCCATCCCTATGTCCAGCTGATCTCGGATCCCTTCCAGGGCTTCTCAGAGAGCAGTAGTATCACAGAGGAGTACGTACGCAGTGAGGACACCTACAGGGCTGAGCTCTGCTCCAGGAGTTTAGCTGACACCAGTCCTTTGTCCGCACCGGAGTCCCTCCCCTCCAGCAGTGGCACCCTGGAAAGCAGCTCTCTCAGCCTCAGTGACTCCTTCACCGGCCCCCTCAGCAGCCACTTCCGCACGCTGGGTGTTCTGTCCTCCGAGTCTGAGTCAGACGGGGAAGACGACAGCCATTCATGTCAGGATGCTGATAGAGAGAGCTACCAAATCCCCGTGAGGTGGACTGCCTCTCAGTCTCCCAGTGTCCGTACCGTCCGGAGTCCCAGGGGCCTGCAGTGCCAGCTGAATTTGGAGTCAACAAGCACCCCTGAAGAATCACCAAACAGTAGAGCTTCATACACTGGAGAAGGATATAGTCCCATGCCTTCACTAATGCAAGTAGGTCGACTGTCGATATCACCGCTGTCCATAACACCCTCTGTCACACAGAGAGCCAGCAGGGCTCTCACTATCCCGCAGCAGCTGTATGACCACCTCCCTGAGCTGGATCATCTCAGCCCCCTTAGCCCCAGGAGAGCTAACCCCATCTGGCTGGGCTCAGAGAGATGGCCGGTGCTGGAGGCCTCACCACCCAGGACCAGCTACACCCTGAGGCACTCCCAGCTGGTCAGCAGGATCCAGCAGGAGGAACCAGAGGAGGTCAGAGGAGAGGccagtagtagtgatagtagtgcaGAGGACACTCCGTCCTCCAGTGAAGCCTCGCGCCATGGGACCTCTGGGCTGATGGATCACCTGACCATGGCCCTGATGGCCCTCCGTGACATCCGCAGGGAGGTGGCTCACATTCAGATGAGCAACGCACAGCAGGGTAGCGGTGCTATGGCAGCTCAGGAGGCCCAATCAGCACCGGCTACCAACCCAGAGACGTTACGCAAAATCAAAGAACG TCTGTTGGAAGAGTCGTCTGATGAGGAGGAAGGGGACCAGTGTCGTATCTGTCAGTGTGGTGCTGGCTCCCTGACCAACCCCCTGCTCACCCCCTGTCTCTGCTCCGGCAGCCTGCAGTACATCCACCACGACTGCCTGAAGAGGTGGATCCAGACTAAAATACAGTCAG GGACCACACTGTCTGCGGTCAAAACCTGTGAGTTGTGTAAGGGGAGCCTAACACTGGATCTGGACGACTTTGACATGGAGGAGTTTTACCAAAGGCATGGTCAGACACAG GTGGAGCAGACCAGTCCAGAGCTGTACATGTTGCTGATCCTTCGGCAGAGGTTCTCAGAGCTGCTGCAGGTGGCCCAGTCACGTAGCAACGCCGTCTCTAGG ATGGCTACCAGACTGTACCTGATTCAGAGAACAGCAGGGGCCAACAGTAGGTGA
- the LOC124040242 gene encoding E3 ubiquitin-protein ligase MARCHF7-like isoform X2, whose amino-acid sequence MYSWERRAAENLTNAEHICEVRKRRDLKYEDHLRRQEQERADTEVRREVNRVRTPSPTPQTNRFKARRYERPWAQGVPGTKKSSSSVKSTRSEMRNSQNKGSESRFPAISSGTQSSVTQSRTAELATTSKTWRRAIAPLASHCKEQSPPCHKHRSVAVKNRACKLSTCATKSNTLNLTQSQDTLRVKKKIGAPSCDRADSSNISTRHDLVKRPLDSCSLPQPLTFSRRSYTDWPCLPSLQYHRSPSPDDPESHPYVQLISDPFQGFSESSSITEEYVRSEDTYRAELCSRSLADTSPLSAPESLPSSSGTLESSSLSLSDSFTGPLSSHFRTLGVLSSESESDGEDDSHSCQDADRESYQIPVRWTASQSPSVRTVRSPRGLQCQLNLESTSTPEESPNSRASYTGEGYSPMPSLMQVGRLSISPLSITPSVTQRASRALTIPQQLYDHLPELDHLSPLSPRRANPIWLGSERWPVLEASPPRTSYTLRHSQLVSRIQQEEPEEVRGEASSSDSSAEDTPSSSEASRHGTSGLMDHLTMALMALRDIRREVAHIQMSNAQQGSGAMAAQEAQSAPATNPETLRKIKERLLEESSDEEEGDQCRICQCGAGSLTNPLLTPCLCSGSLQYIHHDCLKRWIQTKIQSGTTLSAVKTCELCKGSLTLDLDDFDMEEFYQRHGQTQVEQTSPELYMLLILRQRFSELLQVAQSRSNAVSRMATRLYLIQRTAGANSR is encoded by the exons ATGTACAGCTGGGAAAGACGCGCAGCTGAGAACCTCACCAATGCTGAACACATTTGtgaggtgaggaagaggagagaccttAAATATGAG GACCACCTACGCAGACAGGAACAGGAAAGGGCAGACACAGAGGTGAGGAGGGAAGTAAACAGAGTACGCACGCCTTCACCAACACCTCAGACAAATAGGTTCAAAGCCCGCAGGTATGAAAGACCATGGGCGCAGGGAGTGCCAGGCACCAAGAAG TCCTCCAGCTCTGTGAAATCCACCAGATCAGAGATGAGAAACTCACAGAACAAAGGCTCAGAGTCCCGCTTTCCTGCCATCTCCAGCGGAACCCAGAGCAGTGTAACCCAAAGTAGAACAGCAGAATTGGCAACCACATCAAAGACATGGAGAAGAGCCATTGCCCCACTGGCATCCCACT GTAAGGAACAATCTCCACCATGTCACAAACACAGATCTGTGGCTGTAAAAAACAGAGCCTGTAAGTTATCCACATGTGCAACTAAGTCAAACACTCTGAATCTAACACAAAGTCAAGACACACTGAGGGTGAAGAAAAAGATAGGGGCACCATCATGTGACCGTGCAGATAGTTCAAACATCTCTACAAGACATGATCTGGTCAAGAGGCCATTAGACAGCTGCTCCCTCCCACAGCCCCTGACCTTTTCTAGAAGATCCTACACAGATTGGCCCTGTCTTCCCTCACTGCAGTACCACCGCTCCCCCAGCCCAGACGACCCAGAGTCCCATCCCTATGTCCAGCTGATCTCGGATCCCTTCCAGGGCTTCTCAGAGAGCAGTAGTATCACAGAGGAGTACGTACGCAGTGAGGACACCTACAGGGCTGAGCTCTGCTCCAGGAGTTTAGCTGACACCAGTCCTTTGTCCGCACCGGAGTCCCTCCCCTCCAGCAGTGGCACCCTGGAAAGCAGCTCTCTCAGCCTCAGTGACTCCTTCACCGGCCCCCTCAGCAGCCACTTCCGCACGCTGGGTGTTCTGTCCTCCGAGTCTGAGTCAGACGGGGAAGACGACAGCCATTCATGTCAGGATGCTGATAGAGAGAGCTACCAAATCCCCGTGAGGTGGACTGCCTCTCAGTCTCCCAGTGTCCGTACCGTCCGGAGTCCCAGGGGCCTGCAGTGCCAGCTGAATTTGGAGTCAACAAGCACCCCTGAAGAATCACCAAACAGTAGAGCTTCATACACTGGAGAAGGATATAGTCCCATGCCTTCACTAATGCAAGTAGGTCGACTGTCGATATCACCGCTGTCCATAACACCCTCTGTCACACAGAGAGCCAGCAGGGCTCTCACTATCCCGCAGCAGCTGTATGACCACCTCCCTGAGCTGGATCATCTCAGCCCCCTTAGCCCCAGGAGAGCTAACCCCATCTGGCTGGGCTCAGAGAGATGGCCGGTGCTGGAGGCCTCACCACCCAGGACCAGCTACACCCTGAGGCACTCCCAGCTGGTCAGCAGGATCCAGCAGGAGGAACCAGAGGAGGTCAGAGGAGAGGccagtagtagtgatagtagtgcaGAGGACACTCCGTCCTCCAGTGAAGCCTCGCGCCATGGGACCTCTGGGCTGATGGATCACCTGACCATGGCCCTGATGGCCCTCCGTGACATCCGCAGGGAGGTGGCTCACATTCAGATGAGCAACGCACAGCAGGGTAGCGGTGCTATGGCAGCTCAGGAGGCCCAATCAGCACCGGCTACCAACCCAGAGACGTTACGCAAAATCAAAGAACG TCTGTTGGAAGAGTCGTCTGATGAGGAGGAAGGGGACCAGTGTCGTATCTGTCAGTGTGGTGCTGGCTCCCTGACCAACCCCCTGCTCACCCCCTGTCTCTGCTCCGGCAGCCTGCAGTACATCCACCACGACTGCCTGAAGAGGTGGATCCAGACTAAAATACAGTCAG GGACCACACTGTCTGCGGTCAAAACCTGTGAGTTGTGTAAGGGGAGCCTAACACTGGATCTGGACGACTTTGACATGGAGGAGTTTTACCAAAGGCATGGTCAGACACAG GTGGAGCAGACCAGTCCAGAGCTGTACATGTTGCTGATCCTTCGGCAGAGGTTCTCAGAGCTGCTGCAGGTGGCCCAGTCACGTAGCAACGCCGTCTCTAGG ATGGCTACCAGACTGTACCTGATTCAGAGAACAGCAGGGGCCAACAGTAGGTGA